From a region of the Candidatus Ozemobacteraceae bacterium genome:
- a CDS encoding YihY/virulence factor BrkB family protein — protein sequence MTKRFALPEGIDRLFRLVVVINQRVTETEALEAAAAIAYYAIFSLFPLLIFLIAIYSSVLQSNELQAEVLSYCDQFLPGSRTIVSENIRQVIELRGTVGVLGMAVLLWSATGVFAGISQNINQAWKGAPARNFLHERFLALVMVASLICFVVVSLVATAAFNLSLKIASIMGHEFFAGMSFAGRWFVRLTPFFGIFTLFTLLYRLVPNTRVRWREAVAGGFSAAVCWEITKHVFTWFLGSDWNSYQLVYGSLAAVVALLLWVYICSIIILMGAHLSAGIALVYRDDAGV from the coding sequence ATGACAAAGCGCTTCGCCCTACCCGAAGGGATCGACCGACTGTTCCGGCTGGTCGTCGTCATCAACCAGCGGGTTACCGAAACCGAGGCCTTGGAAGCGGCCGCGGCAATTGCATATTATGCAATATTCTCACTTTTCCCGCTCCTGATCTTTCTCATCGCGATCTACAGTTCGGTCCTGCAGAGCAACGAACTGCAGGCGGAGGTGCTGAGTTACTGCGACCAGTTCCTGCCCGGCTCGCGCACCATCGTCAGTGAAAACATCCGGCAGGTCATCGAGCTTCGGGGAACGGTCGGCGTTCTCGGCATGGCCGTTCTGCTCTGGTCGGCCACGGGGGTGTTCGCCGGCATCTCGCAGAACATCAACCAGGCCTGGAAAGGCGCGCCGGCCCGCAATTTTTTGCACGAGCGGTTCCTCGCCCTGGTCATGGTCGCAAGCCTGATCTGCTTCGTCGTCGTTTCGCTCGTCGCGACCGCCGCATTCAACCTCTCCCTCAAGATCGCCTCGATCATGGGCCACGAGTTTTTCGCCGGCATGAGTTTTGCCGGCAGGTGGTTCGTCCGGCTGACCCCGTTTTTCGGCATTTTCACGCTGTTCACACTGCTGTACCGGCTCGTTCCGAACACGCGCGTCCGATGGCGGGAAGCGGTCGCTGGCGGCTTCTCCGCGGCCGTCTGCTGGGAAATCACCAAGCACGTGTTCACCTGGTTTCTCGGAAGCGACTGGAACAGCTACCAGCTCGTCTACGGCTCGCTGGCCGCCGTCGTGGCCCTGTTGCTCTGGGTCTACATCTGCAGCATCATCATCCTGATGGGCGCCCACCTCAGCGCCGGGATCGCCCTCGTGTACCGAGACGACGCCGGCGTCTGA
- a CDS encoding helix-turn-helix domain-containing protein — MDKRFSMAEVCRITGLAAHTIRYYETQFPRSLTAERTAGGHRKYRQEHVDVLRRIMQLARSEGKSLREIRAALGEEVGAAPPPADQVSQTLSLVLQNLQELNTRNARLDKLITLLLGEAAPPHRETLLSQIDAARQETRATLDDSRRALLEIGMRELLKSDDEPDGHEH, encoded by the coding sequence ATGGATAAACGATTCAGCATGGCCGAGGTCTGCCGCATCACCGGTCTCGCGGCGCACACGATCCGCTACTACGAAACCCAGTTTCCCAGAAGCCTCACCGCCGAACGAACGGCGGGCGGACATCGGAAATACCGCCAGGAGCATGTCGATGTCCTGAGACGCATCATGCAGCTCGCCCGGTCCGAAGGGAAGTCTCTGCGGGAAATTCGCGCGGCTCTTGGGGAAGAGGTGGGCGCTGCGCCCCCGCCAGCCGACCAGGTCAGCCAGACCCTGTCTCTCGTCCTTCAGAACCTGCAGGAGCTGAACACCCGGAACGCTCGTCTCGACAAGCTGATCACCCTGCTGCTCGGGGAAGCGGCTCCGCCGCATCGTGAAACGCTGCTTTCGCAGATCGACGCGGCCAGGCAGGAGACGCGGGCGACGCTCGACGATTCGCGGCGCGCCCTCCTGGAAATCGGCATGCGCGAGCTTCTCAAGTCCGACGACGAGCCGGACGGCCATGAACATTGA
- a CDS encoding response regulator yields the protein MSRKLLIIEDNEQNLYLMQFLLEKRGFETVGVRNGRDAVKTALELAPAAILLDIQLPGMDGYAVAAELKKHAELDGIPIIAVTSYAMVGDRETILAAGATGYIEKPIDPETFVSEISAFLSERRRGE from the coding sequence ATGAGCCGAAAATTGCTGATCATCGAGGACAACGAGCAGAATCTCTACCTGATGCAGTTCCTGCTGGAAAAACGAGGCTTCGAGACCGTCGGCGTCAGGAACGGGCGGGATGCCGTGAAGACTGCGCTGGAGCTTGCGCCTGCTGCTATATTATTAGATATACAACTTCCGGGAATGGACGGATACGCCGTCGCCGCGGAACTGAAAAAACATGCTGAGCTGGACGGAATTCCCATCATCGCCGTGACGTCGTATGCCATGGTCGGGGACCGGGAGACCATTCTCGCGGCGGGGGCAACGGGATACATCGAAAAACCGATCGATCCTGAAACCTTCGTGAGCGAGATCAGCGCCTTCCTGTCCGAACGCCGTCGGGGAGAGTAA
- a CDS encoding 2-phosphosulfolactate phosphatase: MNIDVAFTPDQVQAPSSKVCIVVDVLRSTSTLQVIFSRKPAKVILTPTVQKAMKFASQQKVHPMLCGERGGVLPEGFDHGNSPREYANLDLEGRTVVFTSSNGTRAVADVNLAPHVFLGSFLNAGAVVEAALAAATRGGLDITMVCAGREERFAIDDAYCAGFLVSRLMSQIPSDRPFEVGEGGQAALAVYGYYRDPLKLLRNSGAGQAVMRIGMADDLPFLLQQDLYPVVPCLAQRDHPVSDWGFSLLV, from the coding sequence ATGAACATTGACGTCGCCTTCACCCCCGACCAGGTGCAGGCGCCCTCGAGCAAGGTCTGCATCGTGGTGGACGTCCTCAGGTCGACCTCCACGCTCCAGGTCATCTTCTCGAGGAAGCCCGCGAAGGTGATCCTGACGCCGACGGTGCAGAAGGCGATGAAGTTCGCCTCGCAGCAGAAGGTGCATCCGATGCTGTGCGGGGAGCGGGGCGGGGTACTTCCCGAGGGATTCGACCACGGCAACAGCCCGCGGGAATACGCGAACCTCGATCTCGAGGGCAGGACCGTAGTGTTCACGTCGAGCAACGGCACGCGGGCCGTTGCCGACGTGAACCTGGCCCCGCACGTGTTTCTCGGCTCGTTCCTCAACGCCGGCGCCGTCGTCGAGGCGGCCCTCGCCGCGGCGACGAGGGGCGGGCTGGACATCACGATGGTCTGCGCAGGTCGCGAAGAGCGGTTCGCGATCGACGACGCCTACTGCGCCGGGTTTCTCGTCTCGCGGCTGATGAGCCAGATTCCCTCGGACCGGCCGTTCGAGGTCGGCGAAGGCGGCCAGGCCGCGCTGGCGGTCTACGGGTATTACCGCGATCCCCTGAAACTGCTGCGGAATTCCGGCGCGGGTCAGGCCGTGATGCGCATCGGCATGGCCGACGATCTCCCCTTCCTGCTCCAGCAGGACCTGTATCCGGTCGTCCCGTGCCTCGCGCAGCGTGATCACCCCGTCTCCGACTGGGGGTTTTCCCTGCTGGTCTGA
- a CDS encoding tetratricopeptide repeat protein, which produces MTCSLMVIAIHICCCALPGEQELRDLTEKAMSFAGRGRFGEAIPLLEQAVRSCGTVYGEESLEAAAQLNLLATMYANGRRFSEAESAHRRALDMMVTKLGNDHPIVASVMCNMGDSLRKGSDYAGAEPLYKKALAIQENVFGKERPEVAITLNSLGLLYQEQGKSDLAEPLFRRALDIRERAFGKDHPKVAESVNNLAVAYVSLGRYDEAEPLYLRTLETDEKLLGKDHPTIVADLNELAELYRAWGKFAQAEPLCRRAGEICEKTLGKNHPETAVSMTVLAKLDLELGKYSEAENLQKRVLEMNRSAFGPDHPTTAAAIGNLGSIYDAQGKYFEAADEFRKALRIIEKILGPAHPHVATVMGNLSSVCKSMGKYREAEQLALQTLAIREKAFGKEHPDVAGTLNNLAFLYAVQGKYSEAEPLYKRALEISEKVLGREKVAICLNNLAGLYRDQGKMAEAEPLYLRALEIREHIYGKEHPAVAVSLNNLAEVNEAQSEQLYLRALAILEKALGADHPNVATALGNLSNLCRLQKRYAEAEAFQKRALEIREKALGSDSADVATSLNSLAMLYAEQGKFELAESLFTRALRIWENVLGGDHPTVALTLNHLAALKKDQQNYPAALDFFIRGIQALERSSQLAGGEDFSGKFRQDQASNTSLFLSAVASYRKETPDDAGLYLAQGFRATEYSRSRAFLDQMAKASAEKMSGITEDDLQRLRSLDFRLRTLQEAKAREVMKSLKDRNSELVSNQELLLGELRSERKALETEFSRKYPRFVELRKPSIVTMEELQKDVLRPDEVMLSYWVGEEELSGFLIDPNHVAFLTLPVSRQQLRRKVAAFQLAISRLVPEDAFKAAGLDLYQTVLAPFLASHTIGASQTLIIVPHDALSSVSFESLPVSDAGATFQDVDYLFRHTNVAYIPSATILKTMRSDRKCRDSLKKPTRPGLLLGDPVYSEEQLQAPASGTPASGSQRSALNPGARDVALVLSQVDTTKDRSATRVIRAAPDGSVSLTPLPGTRTEVETIAGILYPQKSDGSVLLGPEALESTVKALNASQTLQEFAFLHFACHGILPGEVKGLAEPCLALSLYGDPEEDGFLEMGEIFGLTLNAEMVTLSACQTGVEDPTGAAQGISGLARAFFYAGAPRLTVSLWSVSDEATSELMSGFYGNLQAGTPSHLDALTAARRSLLVSPRFAHPYFWAPFILIGEWR; this is translated from the coding sequence GTGACGTGTTCTTTGATGGTGATAGCTATACACATCTGCTGCTGTGCGTTGCCGGGGGAACAGGAACTTCGGGACCTGACCGAAAAGGCGATGTCGTTTGCCGGCCGGGGCCGGTTCGGCGAGGCCATTCCTCTCCTCGAACAGGCTGTTCGCTCATGCGGGACCGTGTACGGAGAGGAAAGCCTCGAGGCTGCCGCCCAGCTGAATCTTCTCGCCACGATGTATGCAAACGGCAGACGATTTTCCGAAGCCGAATCGGCGCACCGGCGAGCCCTGGACATGATGGTCACGAAGCTGGGGAATGACCACCCGATCGTTGCCTCGGTCATGTGCAATATGGGTGATTCGCTCAGGAAAGGATCGGATTATGCCGGCGCCGAGCCTCTCTATAAAAAAGCTCTCGCTATTCAAGAGAACGTCTTCGGCAAGGAACGGCCTGAGGTGGCGATCACGCTGAATAGCCTGGGCCTTCTCTACCAGGAACAGGGCAAATCCGACCTCGCCGAACCCCTCTTCAGGCGGGCCCTCGATATTCGTGAACGTGCCTTCGGCAAAGATCATCCGAAGGTGGCGGAAAGCGTGAACAATCTGGCCGTGGCGTATGTCTCCCTCGGCAGATATGACGAGGCCGAGCCCCTCTACCTGCGCACCCTCGAAACGGACGAGAAGCTTCTGGGCAAAGACCACCCGACCATCGTGGCCGACCTGAACGAACTGGCCGAACTCTATCGCGCCTGGGGAAAGTTCGCGCAGGCGGAGCCACTCTGCCGACGCGCCGGGGAAATCTGCGAAAAAACGCTCGGGAAAAATCACCCCGAAACGGCCGTCAGCATGACCGTCCTGGCCAAACTGGATCTCGAGCTGGGCAAGTATTCCGAGGCCGAGAACCTTCAAAAGCGGGTTCTGGAAATGAACCGATCGGCCTTCGGGCCCGACCATCCCACCACGGCCGCCGCGATCGGCAACCTCGGCAGCATATACGACGCCCAGGGGAAGTATTTCGAAGCCGCCGATGAATTCAGAAAAGCCTTGCGTATCATCGAGAAAATCCTCGGGCCCGCCCATCCGCATGTGGCAACCGTGATGGGAAACCTCAGCTCCGTCTGCAAGAGCATGGGAAAATACCGCGAGGCCGAGCAACTCGCTCTGCAGACGCTGGCGATCCGTGAAAAGGCTTTCGGAAAAGAACATCCCGACGTGGCGGGAACCTTGAACAACCTGGCGTTCCTCTACGCCGTGCAGGGAAAGTATTCGGAGGCGGAACCCCTCTACAAAAGAGCCCTCGAAATCAGCGAAAAGGTCCTCGGCCGCGAAAAAGTCGCGATCTGCCTGAATAACCTGGCGGGATTGTACCGCGACCAGGGAAAGATGGCCGAAGCGGAACCGCTCTATCTGCGCGCCCTTGAAATACGTGAGCATATATATGGAAAAGAACATCCGGCCGTCGCGGTCAGTCTGAACAACCTGGCCGAGGTGAACGAGGCGCAGAGCGAACAGCTGTATCTGAGGGCGCTGGCCATTCTCGAGAAAGCCCTTGGCGCCGATCATCCCAACGTGGCGACGGCCCTGGGCAACCTGTCCAACCTCTGCCGCCTGCAGAAACGGTATGCGGAAGCCGAAGCGTTTCAGAAGCGTGCCCTGGAAATCCGGGAAAAAGCTCTTGGCAGTGACAGTGCCGACGTGGCCACGAGCCTGAACAGCCTGGCAATGCTCTACGCCGAACAGGGAAAATTCGAGCTGGCCGAGTCGCTTTTCACCAGGGCACTGCGTATCTGGGAAAACGTTCTCGGCGGTGATCATCCGACCGTCGCGCTGACCCTGAATCATCTGGCGGCCTTGAAGAAGGATCAACAAAACTACCCTGCGGCCCTGGACTTTTTTATCCGCGGAATTCAAGCCCTGGAGCGATCTTCACAGCTCGCCGGCGGCGAGGACTTTTCCGGGAAATTCCGCCAGGACCAGGCATCCAACACCAGCCTGTTTTTGAGCGCCGTCGCTTCGTATCGAAAAGAAACGCCGGATGACGCCGGACTATACCTGGCGCAGGGCTTCAGGGCGACCGAGTATTCCCGGTCCAGGGCCTTTCTCGACCAGATGGCAAAAGCCTCCGCTGAAAAGATGAGCGGCATTACCGAGGACGACCTGCAACGGCTTCGCAGTCTCGATTTCCGTCTGCGGACCCTGCAGGAAGCGAAAGCCAGGGAAGTGATGAAGTCCCTGAAAGATCGCAATTCGGAACTCGTATCGAATCAGGAGCTCCTTCTGGGCGAGCTTCGCTCCGAACGGAAGGCGCTTGAAACCGAGTTTTCCCGGAAATACCCGAGGTTCGTCGAACTGCGAAAACCCTCGATCGTCACCATGGAAGAGCTGCAGAAAGACGTGTTACGGCCTGATGAAGTGATGCTGAGTTACTGGGTTGGCGAGGAGGAGTTGTCTGGCTTTCTCATCGATCCGAATCATGTCGCGTTCCTGACCCTGCCCGTTTCGCGACAACAGCTCCGTCGGAAGGTCGCCGCGTTTCAGCTGGCGATCTCACGGCTGGTGCCGGAGGATGCCTTCAAAGCGGCCGGGCTGGACCTCTACCAGACCGTTCTCGCGCCGTTCCTGGCCTCCCACACCATCGGCGCCTCGCAGACGCTCATCATCGTTCCTCACGACGCGCTGAGCTCCGTTTCCTTCGAGAGTCTTCCGGTGAGCGACGCGGGCGCGACGTTCCAGGACGTGGACTACCTGTTCCGCCATACGAACGTTGCATATATACCTTCAGCTACAATATTGAAGACGATGCGTTCGGACCGGAAATGCCGCGATTCGCTGAAAAAACCGACCCGGCCGGGACTCCTGCTCGGCGATCCCGTGTATTCGGAAGAACAACTGCAGGCCCCTGCTTCGGGAACGCCGGCGTCCGGCTCTCAGCGCTCCGCCCTGAACCCCGGGGCGCGGGATGTGGCGCTCGTCCTCAGCCAGGTCGACACGACGAAAGACCGGTCGGCGACCCGTGTCATTCGCGCCGCTCCAGACGGAAGCGTCTCTCTGACGCCGCTTCCCGGGACGCGCACCGAGGTCGAGACCATCGCGGGCATCCTGTATCCGCAGAAGAGCGACGGGAGCGTCCTGCTCGGGCCGGAGGCCCTGGAGAGCACCGTCAAGGCGCTGAACGCGTCGCAGACCCTGCAGGAGTTCGCCTTCCTGCATTTCGCATGCCACGGCATTCTGCCGGGCGAGGTGAAAGGGCTTGCCGAACCGTGCCTCGCGCTTTCGCTGTACGGAGATCCTGAGGAGGACGGCTTCCTCGAGATGGGTGAGATCTTCGGCCTGACCCTGAACGCCGAGATGGTGACCCTTTCCGCCTGCCAGACCGGCGTCGAGGACCCGACCGGGGCCGCACAGGGCATCTCCGGTCTTGCCCGCGCCTTCTTCTACGCCGGCGCCCCGCGGCTGACCGTCTCGCTCTGGAGCGTCAGCGACGAGGCCACCTCCGAGCTCATGTCCGGCTTCTACGGGAACCTGCAGGCCGGCACGCCCTCGCATCTCGACGCCCTCACCGCCGCCCGCCGCAGCCTTCTGGTCTCCCCCCGGTTCGCCCATCCCTACTTCTGGGCCCCCTTCATCCTGATCGGCGAGTGGCGGTAG
- a CDS encoding response regulator, with translation MKILIVDDREDGRYLLEALLAGNGYEVESAANGRDALGKLRAGGIDAIVSDILMPVMDGFQFCQTVKADAALGRIPFVFYTATYTSPQDEAFALRLGADLFLRKPTEPDELLAKIRNVIRKEALPAKTAPSASEEDVLRLYNERLVHKLEQKMLEAELSARDLEEEKRRFKRLVDELPIGVILLDRNGAFRYVNPRFVALFGYALEELPDLAAWRLKAYPDAGYRENVTRRWQEAKASGCQPESWMVRIKCRDGAIRQVRIHPSFLDNGDQVVTFVDVSDQVRMEENLRQAQKMEAIATLAGGIAHDFNNLLAAIMGFAELAAHEIPPGSPAAKHLGGILPAAERAKQLVGKILAFSRQSEQERVPLALHLVVEEVLSFLRSALPATIEIRPEIDRDCVAFADATQIHQVVMNLCTNAFHAMKERGGVLHVALKRVTLSPEQAKLLPGLAPGEYAKLTIRDTGCGMTPEILSKIYNPYFTTKSEGEGTGLGLSISHGIIESHLGAIDVASEPGVGTTFDVYLPQMESRPETFGDAGEEPIPCGCERILFVDDDAGLTFLVREMLRLQGYQVETCTTGAAALEFIRSDPRAIDLVITDLFMPQMTGYELAAEILRLRNDMPLILCSGTATAQVASKAEACGFREFISKPFTRRDLAAAVRRVLDHLR, from the coding sequence GTGAAGATACTGATCGTTGATGACAGAGAGGACGGAAGATACCTTCTCGAAGCCCTTCTCGCGGGAAACGGGTACGAGGTCGAGAGCGCGGCAAACGGCAGGGATGCTCTCGGAAAACTCCGTGCGGGCGGAATCGACGCGATCGTCAGCGATATTCTGATGCCGGTCATGGACGGGTTCCAATTCTGCCAGACGGTGAAAGCCGACGCGGCGCTCGGGAGGATTCCCTTCGTCTTCTATACTGCAACATATACAAGCCCGCAGGACGAGGCGTTCGCCCTCAGGCTCGGTGCCGACCTGTTCCTTCGGAAACCGACCGAGCCCGATGAGCTCCTGGCGAAGATACGGAACGTCATCCGGAAGGAGGCGCTTCCCGCGAAAACGGCGCCTTCCGCTTCGGAAGAGGACGTGCTCAGGCTGTATAACGAGCGGCTTGTTCACAAGCTCGAGCAGAAGATGCTCGAGGCCGAATTGTCGGCGCGGGACCTCGAGGAGGAAAAACGGCGCTTCAAGAGACTCGTCGACGAACTTCCGATCGGCGTGATCCTGCTCGACCGGAACGGTGCCTTCAGGTATGTGAACCCGCGTTTCGTCGCACTCTTCGGGTATGCGCTGGAAGAACTCCCTGATCTGGCCGCCTGGCGTCTGAAGGCGTATCCGGATGCCGGGTACCGCGAGAACGTCACGAGGCGCTGGCAGGAAGCCAAGGCTTCCGGCTGTCAGCCGGAAAGCTGGATGGTGCGGATCAAATGCCGGGACGGGGCGATCAGGCAGGTGCGGATTCATCCATCGTTTCTCGATAACGGCGACCAGGTCGTCACGTTCGTCGACGTTTCCGACCAGGTGCGCATGGAGGAGAATCTCAGGCAGGCCCAGAAGATGGAGGCCATCGCCACACTGGCGGGCGGGATCGCTCACGATTTCAACAATCTGCTTGCGGCGATCATGGGCTTTGCCGAACTTGCCGCACACGAGATCCCTCCCGGAAGCCCCGCGGCCAAACATCTGGGCGGGATCCTGCCGGCCGCCGAGCGCGCGAAACAGCTCGTCGGGAAGATTCTTGCGTTCAGCCGCCAGTCTGAACAGGAACGCGTGCCGCTCGCCCTCCATCTGGTGGTCGAAGAGGTTCTCTCCTTCCTGCGCTCGGCTCTGCCGGCGACGATCGAAATTCGCCCGGAAATCGATCGCGATTGCGTGGCGTTCGCCGACGCGACCCAGATTCACCAGGTCGTGATGAATCTCTGCACCAACGCCTTTCACGCGATGAAAGAACGGGGCGGGGTGTTGCACGTGGCTCTGAAGCGGGTGACGCTTTCCCCGGAACAGGCGAAGCTGCTTCCCGGCCTGGCCCCGGGCGAGTATGCGAAACTGACAATACGGGATACCGGTTGCGGAATGACGCCTGAAATATTGTCTAAAATATATAATCCTTACTTCACGACCAAGAGCGAGGGCGAGGGAACCGGACTGGGGTTGTCGATCTCGCACGGCATCATTGAAAGTCATCTCGGTGCGATCGACGTCGCCAGCGAACCGGGGGTCGGCACCACCTTCGACGTGTATCTCCCGCAGATGGAGTCTCGACCCGAAACATTCGGAGACGCCGGCGAAGAGCCGATTCCATGCGGCTGCGAGAGGATTCTCTTCGTCGACGACGATGCCGGCCTGACATTCCTCGTGCGGGAAATGCTCCGGCTACAGGGATATCAGGTTGAAACCTGCACGACCGGCGCGGCCGCCCTCGAGTTCATCCGATCCGATCCCCGGGCCATCGACCTAGTCATCACCGACCTCTTCATGCCGCAGATGACGGGATACGAGCTGGCTGCGGAGATTCTGCGCCTGCGAAACGATATGCCCCTCATCCTCTGCTCGGGAACCGCCACGGCCCAGGTGGCGAGCAAAGCCGAAGCGTGCGGGTTCAGGGAGTTCATAAGCAAACCCTTTACCAGACGCGATCTCGCCGCAGCCGTCCGCCGGGTGTTGGATCACCTGCGGTGA